One genomic region from Populus nigra chromosome 8, ddPopNigr1.1, whole genome shotgun sequence encodes:
- the LOC133702387 gene encoding probable purine permease 4 has translation MDVLVHASPPNSPKSHLYSPSALKTKNNIETIQEQQKPHQDSSSSQSPVITMSNDSISVQEDQKARTNKRYIFLLVINYSFLFVGSLSSSLLSKFYFNHQGSSRWVSTWVQSAGFPLLLFPIYLPFYVFKCTDRRPFSLFTPKLLILSIFIGLMLGLNNLLFSWGNSYLPVSTSSLLLSSQLVFNLILSVIIVKQKITFQNFNCVILLTLSSVLLALGSSHDKSQGLTRAKYFIGFLSTIGAGLLFALYLPVMEKIYRRIYCYEMVVEMQLVMEIAATALATMGMASAGGFSEMKRESQVRFDKGARVYWVTVFANVVTWQLCFMGTAGMVFLTSSLTGGICMTALLAMNVLGGVVVYGDEFGGVKVVSTVLCGWGFCSYVYGLYLKMKEEKETENKNHGMEMAHNAVAPNNV, from the coding sequence ATGGATGTCTTGGTACACGCATCACCTCCAAATTCTCCCAAATCCCATCTCTACTCTCCAAGTGctctaaaaaccaaaaacaatatcGAAACAATTCAGGAACAACAAAAGCCACACCAAGATTCCTCATCATCACAATCTCCAGTGATCACCATGAGCAATGATTCAATTAGCGTGCAAGAAGACCAAAAGGCCAGGACAAACAAGAGATATATCTTTCTTTTGGTGATCAACTACTCGTTCCTGTTTGTGGGCTCGCTCTCTTCTAGTTTACTCTCGAAGTTTTATTTCAACCATCAAGGTTCTAGCAGATGGGTCTCTACATGGGTTCAATCCGCGGGTTTCCCTCTCCTTCTCTTCCCTATTTACCTCCCTTTTTATGTCTTCAAATGCACTGATAGACGTCCATTTAGTCTCTTCACTCCAAAACTGTTAATCTTATCAATCTTCATAGGTCTCATGTTAGGCTTGAACAACCTTCTCTTTTCTTGGGGTAATTCTTATCTCCCAGTATCAACCTCATCTCTCCTTTTGTCTTCACAGCTAGTGTTCAATCTCATCCTCTCAGTGATCATAGTAAAACAAAAGATcacttttcaaaatttcaactgTGTAATCCTCTTGACCCTAAGTTCAGTTCTTTTGGCTTTAGGTTCAAGCCATGACAAGTCCCAAGGTCTAACCCGTGCAAAATATTTCATTGGCTTCTTATCGACAATAGGAGCGGGCTTGTTATTTGCCTTATATTTACCAGTCATGGAGAAGATATACAGAAGGATCTACTGTTATGAGATGGTGGTGGAAATGCAGCTGGTGATGGAGATTGCAGCCACAGCTCTGGCCACCATGGGGATGGCATCAGCCGGTGGTTTTTCAGAGATGAAACGGGAAAGCCAGGTCAGGTTTGATAAAGGAGCAAGGGTTTATTGGGTCACAGTGTTCGCTAACGTGGTTACTTGGCAGTTATGCTTCATGGGCACAGCAGGAATGGTTTTCTTAACATCATCACTAACAGGAGGGATTTGCATGACTGCCCTCTTGGCCATGAACGTGTTAGGAGGGGTGGTGGTCTACGGAGATGAGTTTGGTGGTGTCAAGGTAGTGTCCACTGTTCTTTGTGGGTGGGGTTTTTGTTCTTATGTCTATGGTCTTTATCTTAagatgaaagaagaaaaggagacgGAGAATAAAAATCATGGGATGGAGATGGCTCATAATGCTGTAGCACCCAACAATGTTTAA